The proteins below come from a single Cricetulus griseus strain 17A/GY chromosome 6, alternate assembly CriGri-PICRH-1.0, whole genome shotgun sequence genomic window:
- the LOC100759911 gene encoding olfactory receptor 4P4 yields the protein MECQRNISEFFLMGLSSKQNIQVFCFMFFSFCYLAILCGNLLILISIRCSSLFNQPMYYFLCHLSSVDICYTSCVTPKLIGDLLVRRKNISYENCMLQVFAMHFFGMIEVLILTAMAFDRYVAICRPLHYMVIMSRTRCHILIWASWVGGAAHSFPQVFMLICLPFCDTTEIDHYYCDIFPLLKVACTDTYITGVLAVANSGTVALVIFVVLFGSYVVILFTLRNHSAEGRRKALSTCGSHITVVVLFFGPSIFAYLRPPTTFPEDKIFALFYTIIAPMFNPLIYTLRNTEMKNAIKKVWCQKTLSVEKHN from the coding sequence atggaaTGCCAGAGGAACATATCAGAATTCTTTCTCATGGGTCTGTCTTCTAAGCAAAACATACAAGTGTTTTGCTTCATGTTCTTCTCATTCTGTTACCTTGCCATCTTGTGTGGGAATCTGCTGATCCTTATCTCAATTAGATGCAGTTCTCTGTTCAACCAACCAATGTACTATTTCCTCTGTCACCTATCTTCCGTGGACATCTGCTATACCTCCTGTGTGACACCTAAACTGATTGGGGATCTGCTAGTGAGAAGAAAAAACATCTCCTATGAAAACTGCATGCTGCAGGTCTTTGCTATGCACTTCTTTGGAATGATTGAAGTCTTAATCCTGACAGCCATGGCCtttgaccgctatgtggccatctgcaggCCTCTCCACTACATGGTTATCATGAGCAGAACCAGGTGCCACATCCTGATCTGGGCTTCCTGGGTTGGTGGAGCTGCCCACTCTTTCCCCCAGGTTTTTATGCTGATATGTTTGCCCTTTTGTGACACAACTGAAATTGACCACTACTATTGTGACATTTTCCCTTTGCTGAAAGTTGCCTGTACTGACACTTACATCACTGGTGTCCTCGCGGTTGCCAATTCAGGAACTGTTGCCTTGGTAATATTTGTTGTCTTGTTTGGTTCATATGTGGTTATACTGTTCACATTAAGGAATCACTCAGCAGAAGGAAGACGCAAAGCTCTTTCTACCTGTGGGTCCCACATCACTGTGGTTGTTTTATTCTTTGGACCTTCCATCTTTGCCTACCTTAGACCTCCTACTACTTTCCCAGAGGACAAAATCTTTGCCCTATTTTATACCATTATTGCTCCCATGTTCAACCCTCTCATCTATACCCTGAGAAATACAGAGATGAAAAATGCCATCAAGAAGGTTTGGTGTCAAAAGACATTGTCAGTTGAGAAACACAATTAA
- the LOC100772455 gene encoding olfactory receptor 4P4-like produces the protein MGNVTVFVLLGLSENQNIEVLCFVIFLVSYMAIWMGNVLVIISITFTQLVNQPMYFFLNYLSLSDLCYTSTVTPKLLTDLLAKRKIISYNNCMTQLFVLHFLGAIEIFILTAMAYDRYVAICRPLHYTIIMSRQRCNEILAVCCTGGFLHSASQSLLITFLSFCNNNEIDHYFCDVYPLLKLACSETHSIGLFVIVDSGLIALVTFVILMISYCLILHTIRVYPAESRSKALSTCSSHITVMVLFFVPVLFIYIRPNTTFPEDKVFALFYTIIAPMFNPLIYTLRNTEMKNAIKKIWYHQVSL, from the coding sequence ATGGGAAATGTTACTGTGTTTGTTCTATTGGGGCTTTCTGAAAACCAAAACATCGAAGTACTCTGCTTTGTAATATTTCTAGTTTCCTACATGGCTATTTGGATGGGCAATGTGCTTGTAATAATTTCTATCACATTCACTCAGCTTGTCAACCAACCtatgtatttcttcctcaattATTTGTCACTTTCTGATCTGTGTTACACATCCACAGTGACACCCAAACTCCTGACTGATTTACTGGCAAAGAGGAAGATCATTTCCTATAATAACTGCATGACACAactctttgttcttcattttcttgGAGCCATTGAGATCTTCATTCTCACAGCAATGGCCTATgatcgctatgtggccatctgcaggCCTCTGCACTACACTATCATTATGAGCCGACAGAGATGCAATGAAATCCTTGCAGTTTGTTGCACTGGAGGATTTCTACACTCAGCCAGTCAGTCCCTTCTCATTACCTTTTTGTCCTTTTGTAATAACAATGAGATAGATCACTATTTTTGTGATGTGTACCCTTTATTGAAATTGGCTTGTTCTGAAACACACAGCATTGGTCTCTTTGTCATTGTTGATTCTGGCCTAATTGCTTTGGTAACATTTGTAATTTTGATGATTTCTTACTGTCTAATATTACACACCATTAGAGTTTACCCTGCAGAAAGCCGTTCCAAAGCTCTTTCCACTTGTAGTTCCCATATAACTGTTATGGTCTTGTTTTTTGTGCCTGTACTCTTCATTTATATCAGACCAAATACAACATTCCCAGAAGACAAAGTGTTTGCTCTTTTCTACACTATCATAGCTCCCATGTTTAACCCTCTGATCTACACACTGAGAAACACTGAGATGAAGAATgccataaagaaaatatggtatcaTCAAGTATCTTTGTAG